Proteins encoded by one window of Dietzia sp. B32:
- a CDS encoding SDR family NAD(P)-dependent oxidoreductase, whose protein sequence is MAARGRSAVVVGGASGIGWATARALAAGGWQVTIGDLDAESAAARAAELGPAHRACAVDVTDEASVEALFAGTAPDLVVTTAGVSTLGLVTDHDTAEFRRVVDVCLTGAFLVFKHGGRVVRDGGSMVAIASLNARQPGRGMAAYCAAKAGLVMLAQVAALELGERGVRVNTVSPGFLVTPLTEPVLQIPGLAEEYAENSAIAHRGTAEDVARAVLHLAAADWMTGEDLAVDGGAQLRRYPDVLGLATRAFS, encoded by the coding sequence GTGGCCGCGCGCGGCCGGTCCGCCGTCGTCGTGGGCGGGGCGTCGGGGATCGGGTGGGCCACCGCCCGCGCTCTCGCGGCCGGGGGGTGGCAGGTCACGATCGGTGACCTTGACGCCGAGTCGGCTGCCGCCCGCGCCGCCGAACTCGGCCCGGCGCACCGGGCGTGCGCCGTCGACGTGACCGACGAGGCGTCGGTCGAGGCGCTGTTCGCCGGGACCGCCCCGGACCTGGTGGTGACCACGGCCGGTGTCAGCACACTGGGTCTGGTCACCGACCACGACACCGCAGAGTTCCGCCGGGTGGTCGATGTGTGCCTGACCGGCGCGTTCCTGGTGTTCAAGCACGGCGGCCGGGTGGTCCGCGACGGCGGGTCCATGGTCGCGATCGCCTCCCTCAACGCGCGGCAGCCCGGCCGGGGGATGGCGGCCTACTGTGCCGCCAAGGCGGGACTGGTGATGCTCGCCCAGGTCGCGGCCCTCGAGCTGGGCGAGCGCGGGGTGCGGGTCAACACCGTGTCGCCGGGGTTCCTCGTCACGCCGCTCACCGAACCCGTCCTGCAGATCCCGGGCCTGGCAGAGGAGTACGCGGAGAACTCCGCGATCGCCCACCGGGGGACCGCCGAGGACGTCGCCCGCGCCGTGCTGCACCTCGCCGCGGCGGACTGGATGACCGGCGAGGACCTCGCGGTCGACGGCGGCGCCCAGCTGCGCCGCTACCCGGACGTGCTCGGGCTGGCGACCAGGGCGTTCTCGTGA
- a CDS encoding maltokinase N-terminal cap-like domain-containing protein codes for MSGTAEIYDAVLNPGKLELLRAWVRHQDWFDGDPEVLEQVTAYRFVDPAGEVGMECFLLTDGSRTFHVPVTYRGSELDGATLVGEMEHSVLGRRWVYDASADPVYLAEVRRVISHRDVAADHLQVEDGSITPSPVNVRGGGDGITQGDDPELRVIRVVSEENDAEADGPLVGSPGTLTATWEDEDGSHTAVLVVVS; via the coding sequence ATGAGTGGAACTGCCGAGATCTATGACGCCGTCCTGAACCCGGGCAAGCTGGAGCTGCTCCGGGCGTGGGTCCGCCACCAGGACTGGTTCGACGGTGACCCGGAGGTCCTCGAGCAGGTGACGGCCTACCGGTTCGTCGACCCCGCCGGCGAGGTCGGGATGGAGTGCTTCCTGCTCACCGACGGCTCGCGCACCTTCCACGTACCCGTGACCTACCGGGGCTCCGAGCTCGACGGCGCCACTCTGGTCGGCGAGATGGAGCACTCGGTGCTCGGCCGACGCTGGGTCTACGACGCCTCCGCCGATCCCGTCTACCTCGCCGAGGTCCGCCGGGTGATCAGTCACCGGGACGTCGCGGCCGATCATCTCCAGGTGGAGGACGGGTCGATCACCCCGTCGCCGGTGAACGTCCGCGGCGGGGGTGACGGGATCACCCAGGGCGACGACCCGGAGCTGCGGGTCATCCGCGTCGTGTCCGAGGAGAACGACGCGGAGGCCGACGGCCCGCTCGTCGGCTCACCGGGCACGCTCACGGCGACATGGGAGGACGAGGACGGGTCGCACACCGCGGTCCTCGTCGTCGTCTCCTAG
- a CDS encoding SDR family oxidoreductase, producing the protein MTALRGPRLAGASAVVTGGGSGIGAALSRALVAAGAHVVVADIDLAAARRVVEEVTTTRSGPGTGSAGAGSAEPAQLDVTDAAAVSALVEEVVATRGKLDLMFANAGITWGGDTDKLTLEQWNAIIDVNIRGVVHCVHAAYPHMIDRGVGAIVLTASMGGLCPAGLITSYAMTKHAVVGLGLSLRAEAAGHGVGVTVVCPAAVDTAILDKGELDGFDGRHFYLDGQGVRRPMDPDRLAARVLEGVDRNRALVVEPARARATWRLQRLAPGVMDRMIARYVRASRARAAHPAM; encoded by the coding sequence GTGACCGCGCTGCGGGGCCCGCGGCTCGCGGGGGCGTCGGCCGTCGTCACCGGCGGCGGATCCGGGATCGGTGCGGCCCTCAGCCGCGCCCTCGTCGCGGCGGGCGCGCACGTGGTGGTGGCCGACATCGATCTCGCCGCCGCGCGTCGGGTCGTCGAGGAGGTGACGACGACGAGGTCCGGCCCCGGCACCGGGTCGGCGGGCGCCGGGAGTGCGGAACCGGCGCAGCTCGACGTCACCGACGCCGCCGCCGTGTCGGCCCTCGTCGAGGAGGTGGTCGCCACTCGCGGCAAGCTGGACCTGATGTTCGCCAATGCCGGCATCACCTGGGGCGGCGACACCGACAAGCTCACCCTCGAGCAGTGGAACGCGATCATCGACGTCAACATCCGTGGGGTGGTCCACTGCGTGCACGCCGCGTACCCGCACATGATCGACCGCGGCGTCGGGGCGATCGTGCTCACCGCGTCGATGGGTGGGTTGTGCCCGGCGGGACTGATCACCAGTTACGCCATGACCAAACACGCGGTCGTCGGACTCGGGCTGTCCCTGCGCGCCGAGGCCGCCGGACACGGGGTGGGCGTGACGGTGGTGTGCCCGGCCGCGGTCGACACCGCGATTCTCGACAAGGGCGAGCTGGACGGCTTCGACGGCCGTCACTTCTATCTCGACGGCCAGGGGGTGCGACGCCCGATGGATCCCGACCGGTTGGCGGCCCGTGTCCTCGAGGGGGTCGACCGCAATCGCGCGCTCGTGGTCGAACCCGCCCGCGCCCGCGCCACGTGGAGACTGCAGCGACTCGCGCCCGGGGTGATGGACCGGATGATCGCTCGGTACGTCCGCGCCTCCCGCGCCCGGGCGGCACACCCCGCCATGTAG
- a CDS encoding LLM class flavin-dependent oxidoreductase: MNSSASAHDPATPTSSSSPSTHGVSSTRGVAFGLDTFGDTTVDRDGRPVHHAQVLRDVVEQAVLADQVGVDAFGIGEHHRPDFAVSAPDVLLAGIATRTERITLGSAVTVLSSDDPIRVFQRFATIDALSSGRAEVVLGRGSFTESFPLFGFDLQQYEQLFSEKLDLFAALLPEGPVTWSGELRPPLVDQHVYPKTEHGLNAWIAVGGSPESVVRAARYRMPLMLAIIGGPAGRFAPFADLYREANAQLSGSGSGSGSAGTDAPRLPIAVHSPGFVAETDARAAELSMRHWLTNRNQIGRERGWGDAVEADFHREVRSGAMYVGSPETVAQKIATTVRTLGLDRFDLKYASGPTPHDDLMTSIDLYGRKVIPRVRELLAEAGYTAGVPQTVSRL; this comes from the coding sequence ATGAACTCATCAGCCTCCGCACACGACCCCGCGACGCCCACCTCGTCGTCGTCGCCCTCCACCCACGGTGTCTCCTCCACCCGGGGTGTCGCCTTCGGCCTCGACACCTTCGGTGACACCACGGTCGACCGCGACGGTCGCCCCGTCCACCACGCGCAGGTCCTGCGCGACGTCGTGGAGCAGGCCGTCCTGGCCGATCAGGTGGGCGTCGACGCGTTCGGCATCGGCGAACACCATCGCCCGGACTTCGCGGTCTCGGCACCGGACGTCCTCCTCGCCGGTATCGCCACGCGCACCGAACGCATCACGCTGGGCTCGGCGGTCACGGTGCTCTCCAGCGACGACCCCATCCGCGTCTTCCAGCGCTTCGCCACGATCGACGCCCTGTCCAGCGGCCGGGCCGAGGTCGTGCTGGGCCGCGGCTCGTTCACCGAGTCGTTCCCGCTGTTCGGCTTCGATCTCCAGCAGTACGAGCAGCTGTTCAGTGAGAAGCTGGACCTGTTCGCCGCGCTGCTGCCCGAGGGGCCGGTGACGTGGTCCGGTGAGCTGCGGCCGCCGCTGGTGGACCAGCACGTCTACCCCAAGACCGAGCACGGGCTGAACGCGTGGATCGCCGTCGGCGGCAGCCCTGAGTCCGTGGTGCGCGCGGCCCGCTACCGGATGCCGCTCATGCTCGCGATCATCGGTGGCCCCGCCGGCCGGTTCGCCCCCTTCGCCGACCTCTACCGCGAGGCCAATGCCCAGCTCTCGGGCTCGGGGTCGGGCTCGGGGTCGGCGGGAACGGACGCACCGCGCCTGCCGATCGCCGTCCACTCGCCCGGCTTCGTCGCCGAGACCGACGCCCGGGCGGCCGAGCTGTCCATGCGGCACTGGCTGACCAACCGCAACCAGATCGGCCGGGAGCGTGGCTGGGGCGATGCGGTGGAGGCCGACTTCCACCGCGAGGTCCGCTCCGGTGCCATGTACGTCGGCTCCCCGGAGACCGTCGCGCAGAAGATCGCCACCACCGTCCGCACGCTGGGACTGGACCGCTTCGATCTCAAGTACGCCAGCGGCCCGACCCCGCACGACGACCTCATGACCTCCATCGACCTCTACGGCCGCAAGGTCATCCCGCGCGTCCGGGAGCTGCTCGCCGAGGCCGGGTACACCGCGGGTGTGCCGCAGACGGTCTCGCGGCTGTGA
- a CDS encoding YceI family protein has protein sequence MTTNLTDLTGTWTLDDTHTRLGFVTRHAMVTKVRGSFNDFTGTVTVPAEGIEGATAQVTINATSIDTRNADRDGHLKSNDFFDMETYPEITFTSTKIAANGSGGVDVTGDLTIKGTTKSVTIPFEYAGTATDPFGNLRAGFEGTTTLNRSDFGLTWNAALETGGVLVSEKVTLEIEVSAIKSA, from the coding sequence ATGACCACCAACCTCACCGACCTGACCGGCACCTGGACCCTCGACGACACGCACACCCGGTTGGGCTTCGTCACCCGCCACGCGATGGTCACCAAGGTCCGCGGCTCGTTCAACGACTTCACCGGAACCGTCACCGTCCCGGCCGAGGGCATCGAGGGCGCCACCGCCCAGGTCACCATCAACGCCACCTCGATCGACACCCGCAACGCCGATCGGGACGGCCACCTGAAGTCCAACGACTTCTTCGACATGGAGACCTACCCCGAGATCACGTTCACCTCTACGAAGATCGCCGCCAACGGCTCGGGCGGCGTGGACGTGACCGGCGACCTCACGATCAAGGGCACGACCAAGTCCGTGACGATCCCCTTCGAGTACGCGGGCACGGCCACCGACCCGTTCGGCAACCTGCGCGCGGGCTTCGAGGGCACCACCACCCTCAACCGCAGCGACTTCGGCCTCACCTGGAACGCCGCGCTCGAGACCGGCGGCGTGCTGGTCTCGGAGAAGGTCACCCTCGAGATCGAGGTCTCGGCCATCAAGAGCGCCTGA
- a CDS encoding alpha/beta hydrolase, whose amino-acid sequence MTSPVDIAFRSGSGADAAECRGWFLPAAGAGATDDGGDARRPCVVLAHGLGGTADSGLMPFAEAFAAAGYHALVFDYRGFGRSDGGPRQVVSPARQQDDYRAAIAAAAARPDVDPERIVLWGCSLAGGHVMEVARGRDDVAAVIAMIPLVDGRAAALAAARQHTPASLLRATGSAIAARAVSAAGRPEPLLPLVGPPGSAALLSLDGYEEAYTSVAGPTWRNEVGASIGTELGTFRPGRHAEDLVVVPVLVQIADLDRSAPPHASATAAFAARAEVRHYPGDHFDLFPGRPCHDRAVEHALHFLERHVG is encoded by the coding sequence ATGACCAGCCCCGTCGACATCGCCTTCCGCTCCGGATCCGGGGCCGACGCCGCCGAGTGCCGCGGATGGTTCCTGCCCGCCGCCGGCGCGGGCGCCACCGACGACGGTGGTGACGCGCGACGCCCGTGCGTGGTGCTGGCGCACGGGCTGGGCGGGACCGCCGACTCCGGGCTCATGCCGTTCGCCGAGGCGTTCGCGGCCGCCGGGTACCACGCGCTCGTCTTCGACTACCGCGGCTTCGGCCGGTCCGACGGCGGACCCCGGCAGGTCGTCTCCCCCGCGCGCCAGCAGGACGACTACCGTGCGGCGATCGCCGCGGCGGCCGCCCGGCCCGACGTCGACCCGGAGCGCATCGTGCTGTGGGGCTGTTCGCTCGCGGGGGGCCACGTCATGGAGGTGGCGCGCGGCCGGGACGACGTCGCCGCCGTCATCGCGATGATCCCCCTGGTCGACGGACGGGCCGCCGCCCTGGCCGCGGCCCGCCAGCACACGCCCGCCTCGCTCCTGCGGGCGACGGGTTCCGCGATCGCCGCCAGGGCGGTGTCGGCGGCGGGGCGACCCGAGCCGCTGCTCCCCCTGGTCGGCCCGCCCGGGTCGGCCGCCCTGCTGTCCCTGGACGGGTACGAGGAGGCCTACACCTCCGTCGCCGGGCCGACCTGGCGAAACGAGGTGGGCGCCTCCATCGGCACCGAGCTGGGCACGTTCCGGCCCGGCCGGCACGCGGAAGACCTCGTCGTCGTCCCCGTGCTGGTCCAGATCGCCGACCTCGACCGCAGCGCCCCGCCGCACGCCTCCGCCACGGCCGCCTTCGCCGCGCGCGCCGAGGTCCGCCACTACCCGGGCGACCACTTCGACCTCTTCCCCGGCCGGCCGTGCCACGACCGGGCGGTCGAGCACGCGCTGCACTTCCTCGAGCGGCACGTCGGCTGA
- a CDS encoding NAD(P)/FAD-dependent oxidoreductase, producing MTSTCTIAVIGAGISGLTTLKMLRDYGIDAVCFEASDRIGGNWAFDNPNGSSSAYRSLHIDTSKHQLSFRDFPMPEEFPDFPHHSQIKQYLDDYAEAFGLLPAIEFETRVEHAERLPDGGWELTTSRTGSAAHAGAGGTGGAGGTGGAGGTETLHFDGLVVGNGHHWDPRFADFPGEFTGEMIHSHAYIDPWDPLHLMDKKILVVGLGNSAADIAVELSSKAMRNEVTLSTRSGAWIVPKYIAGKPADKYFATFPYIPYSWQRKAIQAMQPMSAGRPESYGLPTPNHKFFEAHPTQSVELPLRLGSGDVVAKGNIARLDGRTVHFEDGTSDEFDVIIQATGYNTTFPFFDRDFLSADDHNHVPLYKRMFTPGIEDLVFVGFAQSTPTLFPFVEAQARLVAAWAAGLYRTPPVAEMERVILEDEKKYIGHMLDTPRHQQQVDYFLYERDLRTREIPRGLERARDRGTALRARVTT from the coding sequence ATGACATCGACCTGCACAATCGCCGTGATCGGCGCGGGCATCAGCGGCCTGACGACGCTGAAGATGCTCCGCGACTACGGGATTGACGCGGTGTGCTTCGAGGCGTCGGACCGGATCGGCGGGAACTGGGCGTTCGACAACCCCAACGGCAGCTCGAGTGCCTACCGCTCGCTGCACATCGACACCTCCAAGCACCAGCTGAGCTTCCGGGACTTCCCGATGCCGGAGGAGTTCCCGGACTTCCCCCACCACAGCCAGATCAAGCAGTACCTGGACGACTACGCCGAGGCGTTCGGCCTGCTGCCGGCCATCGAGTTCGAGACGCGGGTCGAGCATGCCGAGCGCCTGCCGGACGGCGGGTGGGAACTGACCACGTCGCGCACCGGGTCCGCGGCACACGCCGGGGCCGGCGGCACGGGCGGGGCCGGCGGGACGGGCGGGGCCGGCGGGACCGAGACCCTGCACTTCGACGGCCTCGTCGTGGGCAACGGGCACCACTGGGACCCGCGCTTCGCAGACTTCCCCGGCGAGTTCACCGGGGAGATGATCCACTCGCACGCCTACATCGACCCGTGGGATCCCCTGCACCTCATGGACAAGAAGATCCTCGTCGTGGGCCTGGGCAACAGCGCCGCGGACATCGCGGTCGAGCTGTCGTCCAAGGCCATGCGCAACGAGGTCACGCTGTCCACCAGGTCGGGCGCGTGGATCGTGCCCAAGTACATCGCCGGGAAGCCTGCCGACAAGTACTTCGCGACCTTCCCGTACATCCCGTACTCCTGGCAGCGCAAGGCCATCCAGGCGATGCAGCCGATGTCGGCCGGGCGGCCGGAGTCCTACGGACTGCCCACCCCCAACCACAAGTTCTTCGAGGCCCACCCCACGCAGTCGGTCGAGTTGCCGCTGCGACTGGGTTCCGGGGACGTCGTCGCCAAGGGGAACATCGCACGACTGGACGGCCGCACCGTCCACTTCGAGGACGGCACGAGCGACGAGTTCGACGTGATCATCCAGGCCACCGGGTACAACACCACCTTCCCGTTCTTCGACCGCGACTTCCTCAGCGCCGACGACCACAACCACGTCCCGCTCTACAAGCGGATGTTCACCCCGGGCATCGAGGACCTCGTCTTTGTCGGCTTCGCCCAGTCCACCCCGACGCTGTTCCCGTTCGTCGAGGCCCAGGCCCGCCTCGTCGCCGCGTGGGCGGCGGGCCTGTACCGCACGCCACCGGTCGCGGAGATGGAGCGGGTGATCCTGGAGGACGAGAAGAAGTACATCGGCCACATGCTGGACACCCCGCGCCACCAACAGCAGGTGGACTACTTCCTCTACGAGCGGGACCTGCGCACCCGCGAGATCCCGCGGGGGCTCGAGCGCGCCCGCGATCGCGGCACCGCCCTGCGCGCCCGGGTGACGACGTGA
- a CDS encoding TetR/AcrR family transcriptional regulator translates to MTPAAPSANTSPRGDRRREALLAALDDRLRTTPLDDISVADLTVSAGITRSAFYFYFDSKAAAVGVLLAAVQDEAQAAVETIVGGEGDFRPRVARALEKLTDRVLENAHIYRALLTARSKHAQTRALWDEGRRVMAAPVAEFLRAERASGRAPNGVDADALAVGLIHINETVLERLAFDTDGPREPLLTVATDMWVRALYGRPDPAVDAAAAPGRTA, encoded by the coding sequence GTGACGCCGGCCGCCCCGTCGGCGAACACCTCCCCGCGCGGCGACCGCCGCCGCGAGGCCCTGCTCGCCGCCCTCGACGACCGGTTACGCACCACCCCACTGGACGACATCTCGGTGGCCGACCTCACCGTGTCCGCGGGGATCACCCGGTCCGCGTTCTACTTCTACTTCGACTCCAAGGCCGCCGCCGTGGGCGTCCTGCTGGCCGCCGTGCAGGACGAGGCGCAGGCGGCGGTCGAGACGATCGTGGGGGGCGAGGGCGACTTCCGCCCGCGCGTCGCCCGTGCCCTCGAGAAGCTCACCGACCGCGTGTTGGAGAACGCCCACATCTACCGGGCCCTGCTCACCGCCCGGAGCAAGCACGCGCAGACGCGCGCCCTGTGGGACGAGGGCCGCCGGGTGATGGCCGCCCCGGTCGCCGAGTTCCTGCGCGCGGAACGCGCGTCCGGTCGAGCACCGAACGGTGTGGACGCGGACGCGCTCGCCGTGGGGCTCATCCACATCAACGAGACCGTGCTCGAGCGACTGGCCTTCGACACCGACGGCCCCCGCGAGCCACTGCTGACCGTCGCCACGGACATGTGGGTCCGCGCGCTGTACGGCAGGCCCGACCCCGCGGTGGACGCCGCAGCAGCCCCAGGGAGAACCGCATGA